In one Spirosoma rigui genomic region, the following are encoded:
- a CDS encoding sodium:solute symporter has protein sequence MSIIDWSVLVVTLLGVIVYGIVRSRGSRSMDDYLLAGQSLPWYHVGLSVMATQASAVTFLSAPGQGFSDGMRFVQFYFGLPLAMVVLSVTFVPIFHRLKVFTAYEFLENRFDVRVRTLTSSLFLLQRGLSTGLSIYAPAIILSTILGWNIYWTNLLMGGIVLVYTVTGGTKAISYTHLQQMAIVTFAMALAGFLTVKLLPEGVGFVDALHVAGKAGRMNLIDLEFDPNSRYNLWSGLIGGFFLQLSYFGTDQSQVGRYLTGETIGQSRLGLLMNGLLKVPMQFLILLVGVLVFVFYQFNPAPAFFNKQETDKLRQSQYAGAYQLAEIKHQNLAVQRQKAVTDMQVALKANNEAGQEAAGAVLRETDDALKVVKADVVKLIEKNNPAADTNDVNYVFLRFVLDYLPHGLIGLLIAVIFSASMGSIASAYNSLASTTVVDVYKRLVRAEADDAHYLRASRWATVGWGVFCIVVAQFANRLGSMIEAVNILGSLFYGVILGVFVVAFYAKSIGGRATFWATLIAEVFVIISWYLDLTAFLWLNVIGCLLVVGIAWLLQMGIGRNERTASA, from the coding sequence ATGAGTATAATCGACTGGAGTGTGCTTGTGGTTACCCTGCTGGGCGTTATAGTATATGGCATCGTGCGCAGCCGGGGCAGTCGGAGTATGGACGATTACCTGCTGGCGGGCCAGTCGCTGCCGTGGTACCACGTAGGTTTGTCGGTGATGGCCACGCAGGCCAGTGCCGTCACATTTTTGTCGGCACCGGGGCAGGGCTTTTCCGATGGCATGCGGTTCGTACAGTTTTATTTTGGCTTGCCGCTGGCGATGGTCGTGCTGTCAGTCACCTTCGTGCCCATCTTCCACCGGCTGAAAGTATTTACGGCCTATGAGTTTCTGGAAAACCGCTTCGATGTGCGGGTCCGGACCCTAACGTCGAGCCTGTTTCTGCTGCAGCGGGGCCTTTCTACCGGCCTGTCGATCTACGCGCCGGCCATCATATTGTCGACGATTCTGGGCTGGAATATTTACTGGACAAACTTGCTCATGGGTGGTATTGTGCTGGTCTATACCGTAACGGGTGGGACTAAAGCCATTTCGTACACCCACCTTCAGCAAATGGCTATCGTGACGTTTGCCATGGCGCTGGCCGGATTCCTGACGGTTAAACTACTGCCCGAAGGCGTTGGCTTCGTCGATGCCCTGCACGTAGCGGGTAAAGCCGGTCGCATGAACCTGATCGATCTGGAGTTCGATCCCAATAGCCGGTATAACCTCTGGTCGGGATTAATTGGGGGTTTCTTCCTGCAACTATCTTATTTCGGTACCGATCAGTCGCAGGTGGGGCGGTACCTGACGGGCGAAACGATCGGGCAGTCCCGGCTGGGCCTGCTCATGAACGGCCTGCTCAAAGTGCCCATGCAGTTCCTGATTTTGCTGGTTGGGGTACTCGTATTCGTGTTTTACCAGTTCAACCCGGCCCCCGCTTTTTTCAACAAACAGGAAACCGACAAGCTCAGACAAAGCCAGTACGCGGGTGCTTACCAGCTGGCCGAAATCAAACACCAGAATCTGGCTGTGCAGCGCCAAAAAGCCGTTACCGACATGCAGGTAGCGCTCAAAGCCAACAACGAAGCGGGTCAGGAAGCGGCCGGGGCGGTACTGCGCGAAACCGACGATGCGCTGAAAGTTGTGAAAGCCGATGTTGTCAAGCTCATTGAAAAGAATAACCCCGCTGCCGACACCAACGATGTGAACTACGTATTTCTGCGGTTCGTACTCGACTACCTGCCCCACGGTCTTATTGGCCTGCTGATCGCTGTTATCTTCAGTGCTTCCATGGGTTCCATTGCCTCAGCGTATAATTCACTGGCGTCGACGACGGTGGTAGATGTGTACAAGCGCCTGGTCCGGGCCGAAGCCGACGATGCGCACTACCTGCGGGCATCGCGCTGGGCAACGGTCGGGTGGGGGGTATTTTGCATCGTAGTAGCGCAGTTTGCCAACCGGTTGGGTAGCATGATCGAGGCCGTCAATATCCTGGGGTCGCTGTTTTACGGGGTCATCCTGGGCGTCTTCGTCGTCGCTTTTTATGCCAAATCCATCGGTGGACGCGCTACGTTCTGGGCGACCCTCATTGCCGAAGTGTTTGTCATTATCAGCTGGTACCTGGACCTGACGGCATTCCTGTGGCTGAACGTCATTGGCTGTCTGCTAGTGGTGGGCATCGCCTGGCTGCTACAGATGGGCATCGGTCGCAACGAGCGCACAGCGTCCGCGTAG
- a CDS encoding winged helix-turn-helix domain-containing protein: protein MKITHLPFLRILAGSVALLLVGMLFVRFVGTTSGSNEVQSAGSGPYRAEKVNLALRRTAHHLLRLAGDSTSRIPPVEQPNDRTFRVAFSRAFNYDSLPTLLQESLRIHQVNGSYDVAVLDCARGELQLGYSLTDLLAGSPIPCKGRSMAAGCYVLQLTIHPVAPAPQPAMPWSLVALAGLCSGIAFIAWRRSARVVGPIGQSSTLPDQAIRFGQSWLNVGNQLLTSGSSQYTLTYRETKLLRLLISHPNEVLARNQILKLVWEDEGVTVGRSVDVFVSRLRKLLQNDPTIRITAVHGVGYRLEVQE, encoded by the coding sequence ATGAAAATTACCCACCTACCCTTTTTACGCATTCTGGCTGGCAGCGTAGCACTGTTGCTGGTCGGGATGCTATTTGTCCGGTTTGTGGGCACCACATCAGGATCAAACGAAGTACAATCGGCTGGTTCGGGACCGTACCGAGCCGAAAAAGTTAACCTTGCCCTTCGCCGGACAGCGCATCACCTGCTCCGGCTGGCCGGAGACTCTACGTCACGGATTCCGCCTGTCGAGCAACCGAATGACCGTACATTTCGGGTTGCGTTCAGCCGGGCGTTCAATTACGACTCACTACCAACCCTGCTGCAGGAGTCGCTCCGGATTCACCAGGTTAACGGTTCCTACGATGTTGCCGTACTCGACTGCGCCCGGGGTGAGCTGCAACTTGGGTATAGCCTGACCGACCTGCTGGCGGGTAGCCCTATTCCCTGCAAAGGCCGTTCAATGGCGGCCGGGTGCTACGTTCTCCAGCTTACTATCCACCCCGTTGCACCAGCGCCACAGCCGGCAATGCCGTGGTCGCTGGTGGCCCTGGCCGGGTTGTGTTCAGGGATAGCGTTCATCGCATGGCGTCGGTCGGCGCGGGTCGTTGGGCCGATAGGGCAATCCAGTACGTTACCGGATCAGGCCATTCGGTTTGGGCAGTCGTGGCTTAATGTAGGCAACCAGTTGCTGACCTCAGGTTCCAGTCAGTATACCCTGACGTATCGCGAAACGAAGCTCCTGCGTCTGCTAATCAGTCACCCCAATGAAGTGCTGGCACGTAACCAGATCCTGAAACTGGTTTGGGAAGATGAGGGTGTTACCGTTGGCCGGAGCGTCGACGTATTTGTGTCACGGCTTCGTAAGCTGCTTCAGAACGACCCCACCATTCGGATAACGGCCGTCCACGGCGTCGGCTACCGATTGGAGGTGCAGGAGTAG
- a CDS encoding LytR/AlgR family response regulator transcription factor: protein MPLTAIAIDDEPKALDIIRLHAAKVPFLDLKAVFTDAFDAITYLQTNRIDLLFLDIKMPDISGLDVVKCLPRVPMVIFTTAYSEFAVQGFELDAVDYLLKPFSLPRFLKACTKALDMHAHRAGNTPDYLFVKTGYEEEKVLLDDILYIEAEGNYLSLVLTNRKLLSRQTMTDLLQHLPPEQFVRVHRSFCVAVGKITKIARQEITVANQTIPIGASYDEAVAAIRARLVL, encoded by the coding sequence ATGCCGCTGACCGCCATTGCCATCGACGACGAACCCAAAGCGCTGGACATTATCAGGCTTCACGCGGCCAAAGTCCCGTTTCTGGATCTGAAAGCCGTTTTCACCGATGCATTCGACGCCATTACCTACCTGCAAACCAACCGTATCGACCTGCTGTTTCTCGACATCAAGATGCCCGACATCTCGGGGCTGGACGTGGTAAAATGCCTGCCCAGGGTACCGATGGTAATCTTTACTACGGCTTACTCGGAATTTGCGGTACAGGGCTTTGAACTGGACGCCGTGGATTACCTGCTTAAACCCTTCTCACTACCCCGTTTTTTAAAAGCCTGTACCAAAGCCCTCGACATGCACGCTCATCGGGCGGGAAACACGCCGGATTACTTGTTTGTCAAGACGGGCTACGAAGAAGAAAAAGTGTTGCTGGATGATATTTTGTACATCGAAGCCGAGGGCAACTACCTCTCGCTGGTGCTTACCAACCGCAAGCTGCTCAGTCGCCAGACCATGACCGATCTACTGCAGCACCTGCCTCCCGAGCAGTTCGTGCGCGTACACCGGTCGTTTTGCGTGGCCGTCGGTAAGATTACGAAAATAGCCCGGCAGGAGATTACGGTCGCCAACCAGACGATTCCCATCGGGGCTTCCTACGACGAAGCCGTTGCGGCTATCCGGGCCCGTCTGGTGCTGTAG
- a CDS encoding sensor histidine kinase, protein MHDWKVFRRYELIFVLGTATLYTIRRLLNEANRFDGMITTAERSNVPAATIGRNLAAYDHILNNNVPLIAGIGLLLAAGYVFHAHAFPLIQDRTNDRKAGLYLGLSIGLLLVGVFLYQYLKLYVRYQHNTAGDVIGLKVYSLFRKRTVLANTIGLAILVGLYELAFQYYQRLVRKIKQESEQHVTRINYLLLISLCLLTANFVLTGTLPVTLWRGGSGDTLLLSGMLLQILVLQGYIYQSILPLFAESRLSRMVLVSLIGTTVLTVIVATTILWGAVTTFYYYALDPIISFSAIVLTTAFAIAYVRRLLTNEQTALKTEVSAKAAELANLRAQINPHFLFNALNSLYATALNENSEKTADGIQKLGDMMRFMLQENNLDRIPLDKEIEYLRNYIQLQRMRIDETHDIDIQVTIQEPNRALYIAPMLLTPFIENAFKHGISFRAHSWIHITLTLDDTRLYLKVHNSRHAKAVNDPEVAKPGVGLDNVRKRLDLIYPGRYQHDMQESEQDYFASLILTYW, encoded by the coding sequence ATGCACGACTGGAAGGTATTTCGACGATATGAATTAATTTTTGTACTGGGTACGGCCACTCTATACACGATCCGGCGCCTTCTGAACGAAGCTAACCGGTTCGACGGGATGATAACGACCGCCGAACGCAGCAACGTACCGGCGGCCACGATCGGTCGAAACCTGGCTGCCTACGACCATATCCTGAACAACAACGTACCGCTCATTGCCGGCATCGGCCTGTTGCTGGCGGCCGGGTACGTATTTCACGCCCACGCCTTTCCGCTTATTCAGGACCGGACCAACGACCGGAAAGCAGGTTTATACCTGGGCTTATCAATCGGGCTGCTGCTGGTTGGCGTGTTTCTCTACCAGTACCTGAAGCTTTATGTCCGCTACCAGCACAACACCGCTGGGGACGTGATTGGCCTGAAGGTGTACTCGCTTTTCCGCAAGCGGACCGTGCTGGCCAACACGATTGGGTTAGCCATTTTAGTGGGGCTGTATGAACTGGCGTTTCAGTATTACCAGCGGCTGGTTCGTAAAATTAAACAGGAATCGGAGCAGCACGTTACCCGCATCAATTACCTGCTGCTGATCAGTCTGTGCCTGCTGACGGCAAATTTCGTGCTCACCGGTACGCTGCCCGTTACGCTATGGCGTGGTGGTTCCGGTGATACACTTTTACTGTCCGGCATGTTGTTACAGATCCTGGTTCTTCAGGGATATATATACCAGTCTATTCTACCCCTCTTTGCAGAATCCCGATTGTCCCGGATGGTGCTGGTTAGCCTGATCGGCACGACCGTGCTCACCGTTATCGTGGCCACAACAATCCTGTGGGGAGCCGTTACCACCTTCTATTACTACGCGCTTGACCCCATTATATCGTTTTCGGCCATTGTGCTGACAACGGCTTTCGCCATTGCCTATGTCCGGCGCCTGTTGACGAACGAACAAACGGCGCTCAAGACCGAAGTGTCGGCTAAAGCGGCCGAGCTGGCGAACCTGCGGGCGCAGATCAACCCGCACTTTCTGTTCAACGCGCTCAACAGCCTGTATGCCACGGCCCTGAATGAGAATAGCGAGAAAACAGCCGACGGCATTCAGAAACTGGGCGATATGATGCGGTTCATGCTGCAGGAGAACAACCTCGACCGAATACCGCTCGACAAGGAAATCGAATACCTGCGCAATTACATCCAGCTCCAGCGGATGCGCATCGATGAGACGCATGATATTGATATTCAGGTTACGATTCAGGAGCCGAACCGTGCCCTGTATATTGCTCCCATGCTGCTGACGCCTTTTATCGAGAACGCGTTCAAGCACGGCATCAGCTTCCGGGCCCACTCGTGGATACACATTACCCTAACACTGGACGACACCCGGCTGTATCTTAAAGTCCACAATTCCCGGCACGCCAAAGCCGTCAATGACCCCGAAGTGGCCAAGCCCGGTGTGGGCCTGGACAACGTTCGTAAGCGGTTGGACCTGATTTACCCCGGTCGCTATCAACACGATATGCAGGAGTCCGAGCAGGATTACTTCGCGTCGCTGATCCTCACCTACTGGTAA
- a CDS encoding DUF3300 domain-containing protein yields MNAFKNFPSATALVLGLGLLFAQGQSTLAQTPEDNRLPAFSDSTLVSAIAPYRDDVRHAILLASQQPNVLARIAQQQGDSQDAFINLIESFGQTKQGWFYDIARFPDIMHTLATLPANTNQSSVQAVTKALPTDLQETAWKLYRHHHADLVQVDNLNQQAGQAFDNLIAPLDLPTQAAFRQLIGMPDVMSLLTQQIDKTAQLGQAFQADPAGVTQNLNTLHDTVTAQNQQEMAEYQRELDQDPQARQELQQAGRDYARANGYNTSINPNPAWPTNTYAYQNPYSFWFGYPGWYGAPLWYPSAWWYGSGFAYGLGGNFMVYGLPSIGFSNWFFNGGYYAYPHLYNRFNTYYGRTIGQHRYWTPGNAGFMSAAHRAFNPAYTVSGGRASGLSNTRPYVRTNSGIRMASPLSRYPNASAGAGRMQSWGGTSYGGMRTFGGAGGFHSGGGFRGGHR; encoded by the coding sequence ATGAACGCGTTCAAAAACTTCCCATCCGCTACGGCCCTTGTGCTGGGCCTGGGATTACTGTTCGCGCAAGGGCAATCAACGCTCGCTCAGACGCCTGAAGACAACCGCCTACCGGCTTTCTCCGACTCGACCCTCGTTTCTGCTATTGCGCCTTACCGTGACGATGTCCGTCATGCTATCCTGCTGGCCAGCCAGCAACCCAACGTATTAGCCCGTATCGCGCAGCAACAGGGCGACAGTCAGGATGCCTTTATCAACCTGATCGAATCGTTCGGGCAAACCAAACAGGGCTGGTTCTACGATATTGCCCGCTTCCCCGACATCATGCACACGCTGGCTACGTTGCCGGCCAACACGAATCAGTCGTCGGTTCAGGCAGTTACCAAAGCCCTGCCGACTGATTTACAGGAAACAGCCTGGAAACTCTACCGTCATCACCATGCCGACCTGGTTCAGGTCGATAATCTCAATCAGCAGGCCGGACAGGCATTCGACAACCTGATCGCTCCACTCGACCTGCCCACGCAGGCAGCCTTCCGCCAGTTGATCGGCATGCCCGATGTGATGTCGCTGCTGACCCAGCAGATCGACAAAACGGCTCAGCTAGGTCAGGCTTTTCAGGCAGACCCGGCCGGAGTAACGCAGAACCTGAATACGTTGCACGACACAGTAACGGCTCAGAACCAGCAGGAAATGGCCGAGTACCAACGGGAACTCGATCAGGACCCGCAGGCCCGGCAGGAGTTGCAGCAGGCTGGTCGGGACTACGCCCGGGCAAATGGCTATAACACCAGTATTAACCCAAATCCGGCCTGGCCCACCAACACCTATGCTTATCAGAACCCCTATTCGTTCTGGTTTGGGTACCCAGGGTGGTACGGCGCTCCGCTCTGGTATCCATCGGCCTGGTGGTATGGATCCGGCTTTGCTTACGGGCTGGGGGGCAATTTCATGGTCTATGGCCTGCCATCGATCGGCTTCTCGAACTGGTTTTTTAACGGCGGCTACTACGCGTATCCGCACCTGTACAATCGCTTCAATACCTATTACGGACGCACCATTGGTCAGCATCGATACTGGACACCGGGTAACGCCGGCTTTATGTCGGCGGCTCACCGGGCGTTCAATCCGGCCTATACCGTAAGTGGGGGCCGCGCCAGCGGGCTTTCCAACACCCGGCCCTACGTTCGAACCAACAGCGGTATCCGAATGGCATCTCCCCTGAGCCGCTATCCGAACGCGAGCGCCGGGGCTGGCCGGATGCAGTCGTGGGGTGGTACCAGCTACGGCGGGATGCGCACTTTCGGCGGGGCGGGTGGCTTCCACAGTGGTGGCGGCTTCCGCGGTGGCCATCGGTAA